From the Deltaproteobacteria bacterium genome, one window contains:
- a CDS encoding ABC transporter substrate-binding protein — protein sequence MNSAFVWCRGDRPVALLFIAMKILIRTLVLFFFATLTSAGAQQKVRLNWGAISGVMSPIWVAREEGLFKKHGLDLELIHIASTSKAIQSMLAGEIQFTTADALNSIQAVAAGADVVMVCEGVNRFVFSIMARPEIKRAVDLRGKKIGITRIGSSTHTAVLHVVNKAGLGPNDYTLLQLGEVPNILTTLLAGQIDAGALSPPTNSRAKKSGLHELVNLGVDGPEYPSTVIASTRAYVKANPDNTRRMVRALGEGLHIFKTNRQIGMKSIQKYARLKEADIVEDTYNQFRDAFDSLPYVSRSGIASLIAGLGEKDTKIRQLKFEDVADMRFVTEVEKEGFFKKLK from the coding sequence ATGAATTCCGCGTTCGTCTGGTGTAGGGGCGACCGGCCGGTCGCCCTCTTATTCATCGCAATGAAAATTCTAATCCGCACGCTCGTGCTATTTTTCTTCGCGACGCTGACTTCCGCCGGAGCCCAGCAAAAAGTTCGGCTCAACTGGGGCGCGATCAGCGGCGTCATGAGCCCGATCTGGGTGGCGCGGGAAGAAGGGCTGTTCAAGAAACATGGCCTCGATCTCGAACTGATTCACATCGCTTCCACTTCCAAAGCCATTCAGTCGATGCTTGCGGGCGAAATTCAATTCACCACCGCGGATGCGTTGAATTCGATTCAAGCCGTCGCCGCGGGCGCCGATGTCGTGATGGTTTGCGAGGGCGTCAATCGCTTCGTCTTCTCGATCATGGCGCGGCCGGAGATCAAGCGCGCAGTGGATTTGCGAGGCAAGAAGATTGGCATCACGCGCATCGGCTCGTCGACCCACACGGCGGTGCTTCATGTCGTCAACAAAGCGGGTCTGGGGCCCAACGATTATACTTTGCTCCAACTTGGCGAGGTGCCGAACATCTTGACGACGCTGCTTGCCGGCCAGATCGACGCCGGCGCGCTGTCGCCGCCGACCAACAGCCGGGCGAAAAAATCTGGGCTGCATGAACTGGTCAACCTCGGTGTCGATGGGCCGGAGTATCCTTCGACGGTGATCGCCAGCACGCGCGCATACGTCAAAGCGAATCCGGATAATACCCGGCGCATGGTGCGCGCGTTGGGGGAAGGCTTGCACATCTTCAAGACCAACCGGCAGATTGGCATGAAATCGATCCAAAAATATGCGCGCTTGAAAGAGGCGGACATCGTCGAGGACACGTACAATCAATTTCGCGATGCTTTCGATTCTTTGCCGTACGTGAGCCGAAGCGGGATCGCTTCGTTGATCGCGGGCTTGGGCGAGAAAGACACCAAGATTCGCCAGCTCAAGTTCGAAGATGTGGCGGACATGCGCTTTGTCACGGAAGTGGAAAAAGAGGGCTTCTTTAAGAAGCTCAAATAA
- a CDS encoding ABC transporter substrate-binding protein, which translates to MWRTCALSRKWKKRASLRSSNNNRRWRSVMKLKLVFLAVAILSLSRLDDLGAQMKELKKIRVNVFRVDAATVAAKVRGFFAAEGLEVETTETPNSTDQMRGLSQGKYDLVSTAFDNVLAWSGREGTEMVAVAQISDKTVLPIFVRPEIKSWSDLKGKKLAADAVDTAFALVLRRVLLANGLDMTKGDYELVALGATGARLDSMIKGETFAGVLNPPFDIKALDAGMRKIGDSKEVLPDYPNTIFAVSREWSQKNRDTVLSFLRAWLKAGAWAKDPANREAAVKMVGAELKLNPKQAEASVDELSTTGNLNLPGLQIVLDLRNQFGFKLPKGDKLPVYFDAAFIDGAKGK; encoded by the coding sequence ATGTGGCGGACATGCGCTTTGTCACGGAAGTGGAAAAAGAGGGCTTCTTTAAGAAGCTCAAATAACAATCGACGTTGGAGGTCGGTAATGAAACTCAAACTAGTATTTTTGGCCGTCGCGATTTTGTCGCTGAGTCGGTTGGATGATTTAGGAGCGCAGATGAAAGAGTTAAAAAAAATTCGCGTCAATGTTTTTCGTGTCGACGCGGCCACCGTGGCGGCCAAGGTGCGGGGATTTTTTGCCGCCGAAGGCTTGGAAGTCGAGACCACCGAGACGCCGAACTCCACGGATCAAATGCGCGGCCTGAGCCAAGGCAAATACGACTTGGTCTCGACGGCGTTCGATAACGTGCTGGCGTGGTCGGGGCGTGAAGGGACGGAGATGGTCGCTGTCGCGCAGATTTCCGATAAGACCGTGCTGCCGATTTTCGTTCGGCCGGAAATCAAAAGTTGGAGCGATCTCAAAGGCAAGAAGCTAGCCGCGGATGCCGTCGATACGGCGTTCGCATTAGTTTTGCGGCGCGTGTTGCTGGCGAATGGTTTGGATATGACCAAGGGCGATTACGAACTCGTCGCACTCGGCGCCACCGGCGCGCGGTTGGATTCGATGATCAAAGGCGAGACCTTCGCCGGTGTTTTGAATCCGCCTTTCGATATCAAAGCGCTCGATGCCGGCATGCGCAAGATCGGCGACTCCAAAGAAGTGCTGCCCGATTATCCCAACACGATCTTCGCCGTGAGCCGCGAATGGAGCCAAAAGAATCGCGACACCGTTCTCAGTTTTCTTCGTGCATGGCTAAAAGCGGGAGCGTGGGCGAAGGACCCGGCCAATCGTGAAGCGGCAGTCAAAATGGTCGGCGCCGAGTTGAAACTCAATCCCAAGCAAGCCGAAGCGAGCGTCGACGAGCTATCGACGACCGGCAATCTAAATCTGCCGGGCCTGCAAATCGTTCTCGATCTGCGCAATCAATTCGGCTTCAAACTGCCCAAAGGCGACAAGCTGCCGGTGTATTTCGACGCAGCGTTTATCGATGGGGCGAAGGGGAAGTAG